A single window of Hippocampus zosterae strain Florida chromosome 15, ASM2543408v3, whole genome shotgun sequence DNA harbors:
- the pex19 gene encoding peroxisomal biogenesis factor 19 isoform X1 — translation MASLPTELQSGDDAELDELLDSALDDFDKQSAPPEPKAPSSSSSHGPEMQQEQPPLLEDCKLFETLFEGDMAAQAQQEWKKAMTELAQEEPDLLEHFHKLSEAACKVGTDTASQQEFTSCLKDTLRGLAKNADNLQSSGLAGDDLVKALEGLGLDEGGEGEGDDANVLPIMQSIMQNLLSKEVLYPSLKEITTKYPEWLEANRSSLSPEDVQRYEQQAMVMGEICQRFEKEEDGDKVFEGIMDLMQKLQELGQPPKELAGDAPPGFNFDMDSLNLPGGAGSAEQCSIM, via the exons ATGGCGTCGTTACCTACGGAGTTGCAAAGCGGCGACGACGCTGAACTGGACGAATTACTGGACA gtgcACTGGATGACTTTGACAAGCAGTCTGCGCCTCCTGAACCTAAAGCACCTTCTTCCTCGTCCAGCCATGGACCAGAAATG CAACAGGAGCAGCCGCCGCTGCTGGAGGACTGCAAGCTCTTTGAGACACTCTTCGAGGGTGACATGGCGGCTCAGGCCCAGCAGGAGTGGAAGAAAGCCATGACGGAGCTGGCTCAGGAGGAGCCGGACCTGCTCGAGCATTTTCATAAACTCTCTGAGGCTGCCTGCAAAGTTG GGACTGACACGGCTTCTCAGCAAGAATTTACCTCCTGCCTCAAAGATACCCTCCGTGGCCTCGCCAAGAATGCCGATAACTTGCAG TCTTCTGGCCTGGCCGGAGATGATCTAGTAAAGGCCCTGGAAGGCTTGGGATTGGACGAGGGCGGTGAAGGCGAGGGGGATGATGCCAACGTCCTTCCTATTATGCAATCCATAATGCAAAATCTTCTCTCCAAGGAGGTTCTCTACCCTTCCCTCAAGGAGATTACCACTAAG TATCCGGAGTGGTTGGAGGCCAATAGGTCCAGCCTGAGCCCAGAAGACGTCCAACGCTACGAGCAGCAGGCCATGGTCATGGGAGAGATCTGCCAGCGCTTTGAGAAAGAGGAAGACGGCGACAAGGTCTTTGAAGGCATCATGGACCTCATGCAGAAG CTGCAGGAACTTGGACAGCCACCAAAGGAGCTTGCGGGAGACGCT
- the nfatc4 gene encoding nuclear factor of activated T-cells, cytoplasmic 4 isoform X1 produces MGAAPGSGWEEGEFEFKLVFEEDAPRPEEENSGSVEPADSSSSVVTDGHCATSHAEERSPLSIPSPPPLANQRAGMHSPPPRRAAAREFSGTYESLPARSVQVSESRVVECPSIQITTISPDDEPAPALSWDIDSSSRWDPERLYLPLLDPFAYRERRPGSLSPSPASSPSSRGWLSPASSCDSLLVEEEELSEATLHFELSPSSRSTSPGRKKRRNSPLASPCSSRRGSYSEELQGGVLEGGDYSLLSQASPGSCEISVPQKTRKTSMEQLSPRDQEQTPGQQQTETLQTRREPHSMSMDYLSVPPALAWGRTRANAHSPLFRSNALPPLDWPLPSQFDQYELRIEVQPRPHHRAHYETEGSRGAVKATPTGHPVVKLFGYNERKPLSLQVFVGTADDRSIRPHPFYQIHRVTGKMVGTTSHENILAGTKVLDIPLNPENHMTALIDCAGILKLRNSDIELRKGETDVGRKNTRVRLVFRTHLPVAPPAVPPSRVLALQVASLPIECSQRSAQELPVIESVSFTSCSVEGGEELLLSGTNFMALSRVVFMERSTDGKLQWEEEAHVDRDNSNECLLRMRVPPYCDLSITCPVSVSLYVSNGKRKRSSTHCFKYVPIMFKEEDPLLSLPHALPLDAVGGCSSVGGQSRMNVRCNPAAEEQTGLCFNLSPYPSTYSPPCTSLVYQEEYGADTATEEPGGIGPNMSEPHPSFENLELGFTELLPPLYLRGQQPPSPSPWLDSPYLSSSPSPSHSSSLSPYPAGSPISSSPLPPVPTPPYPQYSAYSQEMCPSPPTNQSAYQDLCSVPYSHYDSWDHSGRALGMGHKDEKDAKIQEGALEFTSSATMHPITFEEVSEYIGQDLQSYQDALHTDEEPH; encoded by the exons ATGGGGGCCGCGCCGGGCTCTGGCTGGGAGGAGGGCGAGTTCGAGTTCAAGCTGGTGTTCGAGGAAGACGCGCCGCGGCCAGAGGAGGAGAATTCCGGCTCCGTGGAGCCCGctgacagcagcagcagtgtgG TTACAGACGGCCACTGTGCCACCTCTCATGCGGAGGAGCGCTCCCCACTCAGCATCCCCAGCCCGCCACCTTTGGCCAATCAGCGGGCCGGGATGCATTCCCCACCTCCACGGAGGGCCGCGGCCAGAGAATTCAGCGGGACCTATGAGAGCCTGCCGGCACGCTCCGTTCAG GTTTCAGAGTCCCGCGTGGTGGAGTGTCCCAGCATCCAGATCACCACCATCTCGCCTGATGATGAGCCAGCACCCGCTCTCTCCTGGGACATAGACAGCAGCAGTCGATGGGACCCCGAGCGCCTCTATCTTCCTCTGCTGGACCCCTTCGCCTACCGAGAAAGGCGCCCCGGCTCACTCAGCCCCAGCCCTGCTTCCAGCCCCTCGTCCCGCGGCTGGCTGAGTCCAGCCTCCAGTTGCGACTCCCTGCTGGTAGAAGAAGAGGAGCTCAGTGAGGCCACGCTCCATTTCGAGCTCTCGCCGTCCTCCCGGTCGACTTCGCCGGGCAGAAAGAAGCGGAGGAACTCGCCCCTCGCATCCCCTTGCTCATCTCGTAGGGGGAGTTACTCCGAGGAGCTGCAGGGGGGCGTCCTGGAGGGGGGAGACTACAGTCTTCTGTCGCAAGCTTCGCCTGGCAGCTGTGAGATCAGTGTTCCACAGAAAACGAGGAAGACATCTATGGAGCAG TTGTCTCCAAGGGATCAGGAACAGACCCCTGGGCAACAGCAGACAGAGACCCTGCAGACTAGGAGAGAGCCCCACTCAATGAGTATGGACTATCTCTCTGTGCCCCCTGCTCTGGCCTGGGGACGGACCCGAGCTAATGCCCACAGTCCTCTCTTCAG GTCCAATGCCCTGCCACCACTCGACTGGCCCCTACCGTCCCAATTTGACCAGTACGAACTGCGCATCGAGGTACAACCACGGCCACACCACCGAGCCCACTATGAAACCGAGGGGAGCAGAGGAGCTGTCAAGGCTACTCCGACCGGACATCCGGTTGTCAAG TTGTTCGGATACAATGAGAGGAAACCACTTTCTCTCCAGGTTTTCGTGGGAACCGCAGACGATCGCTCCATCCGGCCACACCCCTTCTATCAGATACACAG gGTCACAGGAAAAATGGTGGGCACAACCAGTCATGAGAATATCCTGGCGGGAACAAAAGTACTAGACATCCCCCTTAACCCTGAGAACCACATGACTGCACT CATCGACTGCGCCGGGATTCTCAAGTTGAGGAACTCGGACATTGAATTGAGGAAGGGCGAAACAGATGTCGGAAGGAAGAACACACGTGTCCGCTTGGTCTTCCGCACCCACCTCCCTGTGGCACCCCCTGCTGTCCCACCTAGTCGGGTCTTGGCCCTGCAGGTGGCCTCGCTGCCCATCGAATGCT CCCAGCGGTCAGCACAGGAGCTGCCTGTCATCGAGTCAGTCAGCTTCACTTCCTGTTCAGTAGAGGGCGGCGAGGAGCTCCTGTTGAGCGGCACCAACTTCATGGCTCTCTCTAGAGTTGTTTTCATGGAGAGAAGCACGG ATGGTAAACTTCAGTGGGAAGAGGAAGCCCACGTGGACCGTGACAACAGCAACGAG TGTTTGCTTCGCATGAGGGTGCCGCCCTACTGCGACCTGTCCATCACTTGTCCGGTGTCAGTCAGTCTTTACGTCTCCAACGGCAAGAGGAAAAGGAGCAGCACTCATTGCTTTAAATATGTCCCCA tcaTGTTCAAGGAAGAGGACCCACTCCTGTCCCTGCCTCACGCGCTGCCTCTGGATGCAGTGGGGGGGTGTTCTTCGGTTGGGGGTCAGTCCAGAATGAACGTGAGGTGCAACCCAGCGGCCGAAGAGCAGACAGGCCTGTGCTTTAACCTGTCCCCCTACCCATCCACCTACTCGCCTCCATGTACCAGCCTGGTTTACCAGGAGGAATACGGCGCCGACACTGCGACGGAGGAGCCAGGTGGGATTGGCCCCAACATGTCTGAACCTCATCCCAGTTTTGAGAACCTGGAGCTGGGTTTCACCGAGCTCCTCCCGCCATTGTACCTCCGTGGTCAACAGCCACCGTCCCCTTCCCCCTGGCTAGACTCGCCTTACCTATCATCCTCACCCTCTCCCTCCCACtcttcctctctgagcccttacCCGGCCGGCAGCCCAATCTCTTCATCCCCTCTGCCTCCTGTTCCCACCCCACCATACCCGCAGTACTCTGCTTACTCTCAGGAGATGTGTCCCTCGCCTCCAACCAACCAGAGCGCCTATCAGGACCTGTGTTCAGTGCCGTACTCCCATTATGACAGCTGGGACCACTCAGGAAGGGCTCTGGGGATGGGTCACAAGGACGAGAAAGATGCCAAGATTCAAGAGGGTGCTCTGGAGTTCACCAGCTCTGCTACCATGCATCCCATCACATTTGAGGAAG TGTCGGAGTACATCGGGCAGGACTTGCAGTCTTACCAGGACGCCTTACACACGGACGAGGAGCCACACTGA
- the nfatc4 gene encoding nuclear factor of activated T-cells, cytoplasmic 4 isoform X2 codes for MHSPPPRRAAAREFSGTYESLPARSVQVSESRVVECPSIQITTISPDDEPAPALSWDIDSSSRWDPERLYLPLLDPFAYRERRPGSLSPSPASSPSSRGWLSPASSCDSLLVEEEELSEATLHFELSPSSRSTSPGRKKRRNSPLASPCSSRRGSYSEELQGGVLEGGDYSLLSQASPGSCEISVPQKTRKTSMEQLSPRDQEQTPGQQQTETLQTRREPHSMSMDYLSVPPALAWGRTRANAHSPLFRSNALPPLDWPLPSQFDQYELRIEVQPRPHHRAHYETEGSRGAVKATPTGHPVVKLFGYNERKPLSLQVFVGTADDRSIRPHPFYQIHRVTGKMVGTTSHENILAGTKVLDIPLNPENHMTALIDCAGILKLRNSDIELRKGETDVGRKNTRVRLVFRTHLPVAPPAVPPSRVLALQVASLPIECSQRSAQELPVIESVSFTSCSVEGGEELLLSGTNFMALSRVVFMERSTDGKLQWEEEAHVDRDNSNECLLRMRVPPYCDLSITCPVSVSLYVSNGKRKRSSTHCFKYVPIMFKEEDPLLSLPHALPLDAVGGCSSVGGQSRMNVRCNPAAEEQTGLCFNLSPYPSTYSPPCTSLVYQEEYGADTATEEPGGIGPNMSEPHPSFENLELGFTELLPPLYLRGQQPPSPSPWLDSPYLSSSPSPSHSSSLSPYPAGSPISSSPLPPVPTPPYPQYSAYSQEMCPSPPTNQSAYQDLCSVPYSHYDSWDHSGRALGMGHKDEKDAKIQEGALEFTSSATMHPITFEEVSEYIGQDLQSYQDALHTDEEPH; via the exons ATGCATTCCCCACCTCCACGGAGGGCCGCGGCCAGAGAATTCAGCGGGACCTATGAGAGCCTGCCGGCACGCTCCGTTCAG GTTTCAGAGTCCCGCGTGGTGGAGTGTCCCAGCATCCAGATCACCACCATCTCGCCTGATGATGAGCCAGCACCCGCTCTCTCCTGGGACATAGACAGCAGCAGTCGATGGGACCCCGAGCGCCTCTATCTTCCTCTGCTGGACCCCTTCGCCTACCGAGAAAGGCGCCCCGGCTCACTCAGCCCCAGCCCTGCTTCCAGCCCCTCGTCCCGCGGCTGGCTGAGTCCAGCCTCCAGTTGCGACTCCCTGCTGGTAGAAGAAGAGGAGCTCAGTGAGGCCACGCTCCATTTCGAGCTCTCGCCGTCCTCCCGGTCGACTTCGCCGGGCAGAAAGAAGCGGAGGAACTCGCCCCTCGCATCCCCTTGCTCATCTCGTAGGGGGAGTTACTCCGAGGAGCTGCAGGGGGGCGTCCTGGAGGGGGGAGACTACAGTCTTCTGTCGCAAGCTTCGCCTGGCAGCTGTGAGATCAGTGTTCCACAGAAAACGAGGAAGACATCTATGGAGCAG TTGTCTCCAAGGGATCAGGAACAGACCCCTGGGCAACAGCAGACAGAGACCCTGCAGACTAGGAGAGAGCCCCACTCAATGAGTATGGACTATCTCTCTGTGCCCCCTGCTCTGGCCTGGGGACGGACCCGAGCTAATGCCCACAGTCCTCTCTTCAG GTCCAATGCCCTGCCACCACTCGACTGGCCCCTACCGTCCCAATTTGACCAGTACGAACTGCGCATCGAGGTACAACCACGGCCACACCACCGAGCCCACTATGAAACCGAGGGGAGCAGAGGAGCTGTCAAGGCTACTCCGACCGGACATCCGGTTGTCAAG TTGTTCGGATACAATGAGAGGAAACCACTTTCTCTCCAGGTTTTCGTGGGAACCGCAGACGATCGCTCCATCCGGCCACACCCCTTCTATCAGATACACAG gGTCACAGGAAAAATGGTGGGCACAACCAGTCATGAGAATATCCTGGCGGGAACAAAAGTACTAGACATCCCCCTTAACCCTGAGAACCACATGACTGCACT CATCGACTGCGCCGGGATTCTCAAGTTGAGGAACTCGGACATTGAATTGAGGAAGGGCGAAACAGATGTCGGAAGGAAGAACACACGTGTCCGCTTGGTCTTCCGCACCCACCTCCCTGTGGCACCCCCTGCTGTCCCACCTAGTCGGGTCTTGGCCCTGCAGGTGGCCTCGCTGCCCATCGAATGCT CCCAGCGGTCAGCACAGGAGCTGCCTGTCATCGAGTCAGTCAGCTTCACTTCCTGTTCAGTAGAGGGCGGCGAGGAGCTCCTGTTGAGCGGCACCAACTTCATGGCTCTCTCTAGAGTTGTTTTCATGGAGAGAAGCACGG ATGGTAAACTTCAGTGGGAAGAGGAAGCCCACGTGGACCGTGACAACAGCAACGAG TGTTTGCTTCGCATGAGGGTGCCGCCCTACTGCGACCTGTCCATCACTTGTCCGGTGTCAGTCAGTCTTTACGTCTCCAACGGCAAGAGGAAAAGGAGCAGCACTCATTGCTTTAAATATGTCCCCA tcaTGTTCAAGGAAGAGGACCCACTCCTGTCCCTGCCTCACGCGCTGCCTCTGGATGCAGTGGGGGGGTGTTCTTCGGTTGGGGGTCAGTCCAGAATGAACGTGAGGTGCAACCCAGCGGCCGAAGAGCAGACAGGCCTGTGCTTTAACCTGTCCCCCTACCCATCCACCTACTCGCCTCCATGTACCAGCCTGGTTTACCAGGAGGAATACGGCGCCGACACTGCGACGGAGGAGCCAGGTGGGATTGGCCCCAACATGTCTGAACCTCATCCCAGTTTTGAGAACCTGGAGCTGGGTTTCACCGAGCTCCTCCCGCCATTGTACCTCCGTGGTCAACAGCCACCGTCCCCTTCCCCCTGGCTAGACTCGCCTTACCTATCATCCTCACCCTCTCCCTCCCACtcttcctctctgagcccttacCCGGCCGGCAGCCCAATCTCTTCATCCCCTCTGCCTCCTGTTCCCACCCCACCATACCCGCAGTACTCTGCTTACTCTCAGGAGATGTGTCCCTCGCCTCCAACCAACCAGAGCGCCTATCAGGACCTGTGTTCAGTGCCGTACTCCCATTATGACAGCTGGGACCACTCAGGAAGGGCTCTGGGGATGGGTCACAAGGACGAGAAAGATGCCAAGATTCAAGAGGGTGCTCTGGAGTTCACCAGCTCTGCTACCATGCATCCCATCACATTTGAGGAAG TGTCGGAGTACATCGGGCAGGACTTGCAGTCTTACCAGGACGCCTTACACACGGACGAGGAGCCACACTGA
- the myadmb gene encoding myeloid-associated differentiation marker homolog, protein MAIVLHSTPLLWTRLAALIFSCVAFSVAVHGGRLYHGTGDWCIFCWAFSFAGTLLVLLVELFGLQTRAPVSWKNFPITFACYAALLCLSASIIFPLYYLKGSMGPSEVRDYRIVSTVFSCLATIAYMTEVSISKARPGEVAGYMATAPGLLKVCETFVACIIFVFISDPVLYDRHDALKYCMSVYCICFILSAAVILLCVGECTGCLPFPFARFLSGYALLAVILYLSATIVWPIFNFDPKHGGNKQRPSNCGSTQGLCTWDKLMAVAVLTAVNLVLYLADLIYSARLVFVSA, encoded by the coding sequence ATGGCAATCGTTCTGCACTCTACCCCCCTCTTGTGGACGCGTCTGGCGGCGCTGATCTTCTCATGCGTGGCCTTCTCGGTAGCGGTCCACGGTGGGCGTCTGTACCACGGCACGGGCGACTGGTGCATCTTCTGCTGGGCCTTCAGCTTCGCCGGCACTCTGCTGGTGCTTCTGGTGGAGCTGTTTGGCCTGCAGACCCGAGCGCCCGTCTCCTGGAAGAACTTCCCCATCACGTTCGCCTGCTACGCCGCTCTGCTGTGCCTGTCGGCGTCCATCATCTTCCCATTGTACTACCTGAAAGGCTCCATGGGACCCAGCGAGGTGCGTGACTACCGCATCGTGTCCACCGTCTTCTCCTGCCTGGCCACTATCGCCTACATGACCGAGGTGAGCATCAGCAAGGCCAGGCCGGGCGAGGTGGCGGGCTACATGGCCACCGCCCCGGGTCTGCTCAAGGTGTGCGAGACCTTCGTGGCTTGCATCATCTTCGTGTTCATCAGCGACCCGGTGCTGTACGACCGCCATGACGCGCTCAAGTACTGCATGTCCGTCTACTGCATCTGCTTCATTTTGTCCGCCGCCGTCATCCTTCTGTGCGTGGGCGAGTGCACCGGCTGCCTGCCGTTCCCCTTCGCCCGCTTCTTGTCCGGGTACGCCCTTCTAGCCGTGATCCTCTACCTGTCGGCCACCATCGTCTGGCCCATCTTCAACTTCGACCCCAAGCACGGCGGCAACAAGCAACGCCCGTCCAACTGCGGCTCCACGCAGGGGCTGTGCACATGGGACAAGCTGATGGCGGTGGCCGTGCTCACTGCAGTCAACTTGGTGCTCTACCTGGCCGACCTCATTTACTCCGCCCGCTTGGTGTTTGTCAGTGCTTGA
- the pex19 gene encoding peroxisomal biogenesis factor 19 isoform X2, which yields MASLPTELQSGDDAELDELLDSALDDFDKQSAPPEPKAPSSSSSHGPEMVSQPPLLEDCKLFETLFEGDMAAQAQQEWKKAMTELAQEEPDLLEHFHKLSEAACKVGTDTASQQEFTSCLKDTLRGLAKNADNLQSSGLAGDDLVKALEGLGLDEGGEGEGDDANVLPIMQSIMQNLLSKEVLYPSLKEITTKYPEWLEANRSSLSPEDVQRYEQQAMVMGEICQRFEKEEDGDKVFEGIMDLMQKLQELGQPPKELAGDAPPGFNFDMDSLNLPGGAGSAEQCSIM from the exons ATGGCGTCGTTACCTACGGAGTTGCAAAGCGGCGACGACGCTGAACTGGACGAATTACTGGACA gtgcACTGGATGACTTTGACAAGCAGTCTGCGCCTCCTGAACCTAAAGCACCTTCTTCCTCGTCCAGCCATGGACCAGAAATGGTTAGT CAGCCGCCGCTGCTGGAGGACTGCAAGCTCTTTGAGACACTCTTCGAGGGTGACATGGCGGCTCAGGCCCAGCAGGAGTGGAAGAAAGCCATGACGGAGCTGGCTCAGGAGGAGCCGGACCTGCTCGAGCATTTTCATAAACTCTCTGAGGCTGCCTGCAAAGTTG GGACTGACACGGCTTCTCAGCAAGAATTTACCTCCTGCCTCAAAGATACCCTCCGTGGCCTCGCCAAGAATGCCGATAACTTGCAG TCTTCTGGCCTGGCCGGAGATGATCTAGTAAAGGCCCTGGAAGGCTTGGGATTGGACGAGGGCGGTGAAGGCGAGGGGGATGATGCCAACGTCCTTCCTATTATGCAATCCATAATGCAAAATCTTCTCTCCAAGGAGGTTCTCTACCCTTCCCTCAAGGAGATTACCACTAAG TATCCGGAGTGGTTGGAGGCCAATAGGTCCAGCCTGAGCCCAGAAGACGTCCAACGCTACGAGCAGCAGGCCATGGTCATGGGAGAGATCTGCCAGCGCTTTGAGAAAGAGGAAGACGGCGACAAGGTCTTTGAAGGCATCATGGACCTCATGCAGAAG CTGCAGGAACTTGGACAGCCACCAAAGGAGCTTGCGGGAGACGCT